The following DNA comes from Deinococcus aerophilus.
ATAACACGCAGGGTGCCATCGGTCGATCCAAGGTCTACATATGCAATATAGAGCAGGCTGGGCACAGCCGTCAATAGGTTTTACCTTATGAGACCTCTAAAACTGCGCCTAGCGGGCTTACGTGTGGGCTATCCTGACCCACCCATTCCCATGACTCATACACCCGCGCCTAAACCCGTTTCAACTGATCTCGCCGCTATTGTTGTTCTCCTATCTCCTGCTCGCCTGTCCACTTATCCAGGTGCTGACGATGCATCCCGACTGGTGAGCTATGCCAAGAATGCCAAGCTTAGCGAGGCTTTGTTTCCAGTCCTTCAGCATCTTGAAATATGTCTTCGCAATAGGTGGGAAGTTGTTTTGGCTAGTCGTTTTGGCGCAGATTGGTACGATAATCCTTCTTTAAATAGACTTTTGAATAATTATGGCCAATTGGAGCTTCGTAAAGGTAAAGATAAGCTTACGAAGCTGGGGCGCTCTTTTTCTTCGGGAGCTATTATAGCTGAACAGACCTTTGGCTTCTGGACTAGCTTGTTTGGAACTAACTATGAAAAAGTGCTATGGGTTCCTCACGCTCGTGATCTTTTGCCGCATGCACTCCCATCAGAAAGGGACATTAAGGCTATTAGGATTGAGCTAAAAATGATCCGTGACCTTCGTAACAGACTAGCCCATCATGAGCCAATTTTAATGCGTCATAGTCTATGGAGTGATTATGAAGTTGCTCTCAAGTGGCTTAATTGGATAGCGCCTGAAGTAGAAGCTTGGCTAAAAAGCTCAAGTGTTGACCGTTTTCCAGAAGTCTATAAAGCCAATCGGCTTTGAGAACTGTTCTATTTTTAGGGCGATACTATAATTTGACCTACATGGGCTCAGTCTATATGGTATTCGCCCAGATCCTCGTCGAATCTTGGATCAACCAGCAGATAGGTCAGCTACCCTTCAAACATAGAAAAGAGAAGTACCGCGACGACTCAGTCATTCATCACCCACTAAACGTCATCCACTGCGAGAAACGGGGTCCGGAAAAAATCGACGTGCGCAGCGCCGAACTCGCTGGGCTGATCATCAAAGTCTGGCCGCTTTGACCTACGCAATTGAAATCTTGCCGGGCGCTCTAGGCGTCCGAACGCCCCAGGCGGCTTGGTGGTGCAGCGCCCCGAGCGCCCCCGCCTGTAGGCTGCGGCATGACCAACGCGCCGCTGATGCTGACGCCCCGCCAAGCTGCTGAGCGACTGGGGATAGGGCTGGGCACCCTGCGGAAACATGCGGCCACCTGGGAGGCGCTGGCCGGGGAGCCGCTGCCCCGTGGGGAGCATCTGGAGCGGTTGTGGCCGGAGTCGGTCGTGACGCTGCTGGGCGAGGCGCTGGTTGCCGTTCACTGCCGTGAGGCCGCGAGCGTCGAAGGGGCGCTCGGGGCGCTCTACCGCCCTGCTGCGCCCCTGTCAATCCCGCCGCTGGACGTGTCGGAGACCCTGCGGCAGTTCATCCGCGACGAAGTACGCGCGGTCATACGTGAGGAGATCGGTGTGATCCTGACCGCGTTGTCGTCGACGCCGACCACCATGGCCAATACCGACGCGGTGCGTCTAGCCGTTCGGGAGGAACTGAACATCCTGTTGGTGCGCCCCGGTGCCCTGGAGTCTGCGGCACGGCAAGCACCAGAAGCCCCAGTAGGCGCAGAGAGAGACAAGAGTACGCCCGTGGGTCCAGCGGCGCCTTCTCGGCCCTCTGGTGGGCCTGCGCTTCGGCCTCGATTTGCGGGGCGCAGCGGCGCGCTACTGACCCACCTTGAGAACGGCTGCGAACTGGTCAGCGGCGGCGGGATGTTCAGGGTGATGCTAGCGGGTCAGGTGGTCCAGTCGTATGCGCCTTCTGTAGCTCGCCGGGTACTGGAAGTGCCAGGCCTGCTGCGGCAGATCGGGCCAGACCGCTGGGCGCTGGCCTGACACTCGGCCTTGACCCTAGCGTCAGACCAGCGCTGGCGGACTAGCGGTAGCCGACTCGGTGTTGTGCGGCCTGGGCTAACCATTCCTTGCGCGTGCAATTTCTAGCTGGACTCTCTTCAATGCCCCAACAAATTTCGCCGCTCATGTCACGTTCGCCCGTGGCGTGATGCTCCCGGTAAAGGATGTTGCCTGTTTTCTGCTCCTGGGTCAGCAGCTCCAGGGTCAGTAGTTTGGTGTCATTGATGGTGATGTAGATGTAATCCGGCAGGTTGGTTTCCATGTCCACCATTGTCTGCATGGCTCGGGCACACGCCGCCGAAGACGTTTTGACGTTCCATAATGAGTGCGGCAAGTGCCGATGTGGACGTACATTTTGCGTTTTGGGTTCCGACGCTGTAGTCTCAATCCAATAGCCTGACGGCAAAAGCGAACGTCGCCCCACTCCGGCAAGAAGAAGGCGACGCTCAAGCAGCCCAGGGCTGGCCTGGACCTATAGCGTACCGCGCTCAGGGTCTGGGGAAAAGGGGTCTAGCCTTGAATCCTCGCCTGACTGAACGTTTTCTCGACATGGGCCGCGCGGCCCTCGCTTCCCGCGCGAGCGCTGTCGCCATCCCAGCCATGACCACGCCGGATGCCGCCCCGCTGCTCGTAGCGCCACCGGTGCCTATTGTCCGGCCCGCTGAGCAGCCCGTGCCCGTGGTCAGGATGTCAGCCACCCCACCGCCTGTCCGGCCCGTGTTGGCCTTCTCAGCGCCTTCGGAGCTGGTGGCGGGCCTTGACCTGAGCGAAGGCGCCAAGCGGGTCTACGCGGTCATGCACCGGCTGGCCTGCGACGTCGCATGGCTGCGGGGTCATAAGGTCGCGCCCGATACCGTGACCATGCACGTCCCAGCGCTGGTGGTCGCTGGGCTGGCTGGGTACACCACGCGGCACCTGCGGCGGCTGCTGCCGGAGCTGATGGTCGCCAAGCTGGTGGCTGGTGGGCCGCACGCCTCGAGGGTGGGTTTACGGTCCCTATGGGATGGATGCCTTTGGTCAATCAAGGTCCGGGCCGGTCAGGCGGTGCCGGTGGTCCAGCCCGCTGAATGGAAGCATCCGTGGCGACCGGGATTCGAGGCCGACGTGGTGGGCAAAACTGGGGCTGCCGAGTTCATGTCCGCACTACAGACCCTTGAGCTAAACGACGCTGAGAAAACGATGGCCGCCGCCCACGCCTCCGTTACAGCCGCTTACGGCGCAAAACCTGCCGCTGTCTCATCCAGTGCGGACATGGGCGGCGGGCGCGTGCAGGACGTGGTTTACCGCCTGGGTGAGCTGCCCCGCGTCCATGCCCGGAAGCGCCGCGCGCTGGTGGACGAGCTGGGCGGGCTGCTGGCCCAGGCGGTCGACGGCGGGTCGAAGTGGAAGAGGTTGTGGTGCGGGGTGATCTGGCGAACCTGGAACAGCTATGTCGAGGGCCGCTCGGGTGAGTTGCAGGCGCTCGGAGCCGCACTCCTGCGCCTTGAGGTGGACCGGGTAGAGGGCGCGCGGATGCGGAACGCCGGGGCGGTGCTGGTGGCCCGACTGCGGCCCACTTGATCTCGCTGAACTGAGAGGGTAGTCCGCCTCCCAACCTGTTGCGCTGGCCCGTGACGGCCTTCCTGTGGCCTCACCTGAGGCGGACAGATGAGCAACACTCACCTCCCTGCTGCCGGACCTTGTGGCTCATCCGCCCCGGCTCATCTTCCATAGATGAGGGAGTGGGTCATCTCGGACACCTGCGCTGCGCTTCGGTGGCGGTTCCGCTGCGCTACACCGCTGTTCCTGGGAGTTTGACAGTTTCAGACAGGTCGTAAATCCGTACATGGTCCGATGGATTGGAATAGGTCAAGCCGCCTTCGGTTTCCGGGGGGACTTCTCGCGGGCCTTCGGACGGTCCAGAGTCCCAGCTTCGACGGCGGCGCGCTCCATCTCCCCGATGCGCCAACCGCGTAGGCAGGGCACTCTGGCCCAGTCGCTGCTGTCCACGCTGCCGCCGCTGCGAGCGTGGATGTACTCGAGAACGCCCGACACGATGCCGTGGGGGTGGGGGTGACGGTCATGGTCCGCGCGGCATAGCCGGGCGTCACCGGGCTTCGCCAAGTAGTTGGCGTGGCCTTCCAGGTTGTAGACGGTCTGGCGGTCCTTGATGGGCAGCAGCGGACGCGCCAGCAGCCCAGCGGGGGCTGTGGTGATGTGCAGGTGGAGCCGTCCGCCTCTGGCCCGCTCCAGCTTCCACAGCGCCGAGTAGTTCAAGTCCACTACCAGGCGCACCACGCGGACAGCCTGTTCCACGGTGGCGGGGTCATACAGGCTGCCCGAGAATGGGAAGTCCACCACCACCACCACGAGCGGGCCGTGAATGGCTTCCAACCGCCGAAGCTGGTGCAGGATGTCGGCGGCGCGGCTGGCCTGAGCCTTGAGGTTCCAGCGCAGCACGGTGGGAATGCAGTTGTAGAGCTGCTTGTCAGGAATGCTGTCCAGGTCGATGGTCTGCCGGGGGCGGTAGGGGCTGGCACAGTACAGCGGGTCATCAAGCAGCGCCGGAAGGGCAGCGCGGATGACCTGGGCGTCGGTACCGTACTCGAAGACCTTGGCGTGTTCGGTAGGGCATAGCACCGCGCTGGGCGCGGTTGTATCATTCATGGGCATACTGGTTTTCCTTTCTGGCAGGCGTGGGGACGCCTGCCTGTTTCGTTGTCCTCCATGTTCCTGTCGATGTGCGTGTTTGGCAATCGAAGGCCGAACACCCTGAGTGAGCTATTCCTCTTGAGAGAGGCGTCTGGCTGAGTAATTTGATCGGGTGACCGCGAGATGCGTTGAAAGGGTGTCGATCTCGCCCGCCGCGCGTGTCGGTCACCACCTGCCGGTCAGCCGCAGTGATGGCCCACACGCTGGAAATATCGCCGTCACCTTGAAATCAGGGTCTGAAGGTGCAGCGCGGCGGGCTGGTCCGCATCGACAATGCCCATGACGCAAGCGCAGATGCCGAGGGCCGGGGGCGGATGTGTACGGGTGAGTGCAGGACTTGGACAACCGGCAGCCCGAGGGGGCAGTGAAACGACGAGGTGGTGAGCGGAGTTGCCCACAGGAGGAAGGACATGGTGAATGGAATGGAGCAGCAAATAACGGTCGACTCGGTGATCGAGTCCTCGGCGGACCAGGCAGTGCCGGTGATCCGCCGCCCGTCGAACTTGGACCGCTGGCATGAAGTCCGGCGGCAGGAGCATGACCTGATCGTCGGGCCGTCGATGGAAGCCGCCGCCGAGCTGCGCGCCGAGGGCCGGACCTGGAGCGAGTGCGTGGCGGAATTGAACCGGCGCGGTCTGACCTCGCGGATTGAAGCTCCCTGGACCTTCCCGTCGCTGACCCAGGCGTATGCCCGCTGGTGTAAGCGTCGGTGATCTGTGGCCCGCCAGCACGGCGGGCTTGCTGCTGCGCGGAGTTGATCTTTTCCATTGCATTTCTACAATGAGGTTCCGAGAAGGAAAAGGGATGCTCCGGATCCCAATGCCAGCGACGTTAGGGCACCATGGCTGGAACGTGCGACATCGCAGGGATGGATCTGCCGTCGCCAGAACTGTCGTGCTGAACGGCGTAACAGAACTTCTAAACGATGACCATCCCATTCCGTTACGTCTGATTGGACGTAACCTCTTGACATTACGTCTGATTGGACGTAACGTCTATCTCAGGTACGCACGTATAGGCGACTGGAATTTACGGAGCGAATGGGGACGCACGTAATGGAATGAACTCCCGGGCAAGGAGGAACCACTATGGACGTAGCAGTGTTGGTTAGCAAGCAGGCAGGCAAGAAGGTTTTTACAGGCACCCTAACCGCCTCCCTCGCCGTGAGCGAGTTGCGTAAGGGGACAATGGCTGTCAATCCTGAAGCGCAGCGTTCCCTCGCCAAGGGTGTCGGTAAGGACAGCACGATGGAACTGCTGGTGAGCGATAAGGTCCATAACACACCTCGCATGAAATCCTTCGTGAAGTTCATCGACCGCGTTATGGACCAGAACAGCAACACCGAGGGATTCCTGGGCGCGGTGCAGGTTGTGGTCCCCGAGGAGTTCAGGGAAGCCACCTTCGAGGCGCTCGAGGTGGATGCTGATGAACGCCGCAAGAATGCGACTTTGAGCACGTTCATCAAGGCACTCGACGGCAGTCAGGCAGGTACCCTCACGTTGCGCCCCCGACACGGTCAAGCGGGCCTGCATATCGTGGACGGTCAGGGCCGCATCTTCGGTCTTCACTCCTTTGAGAGGTCAGTTGAAGTGCAGCTGGAGAAGGTGCGCCGCGAGGTCAAAAAACTTCAAAAGGCAGCGCTGACCAGCAACGATCCAGCGACGGCACAGCGGCACCTGGAAGAGCAGCAGGAGAATGAACGGAAGCTGCGTGAGCGGTTGGAACGCATCTCTGAGTTTCTGAGCGAAACCCGGGTGTCCTTCGTGTGCTACGTCGAAGACATTCTGGAAGATGGACAAGTGGTTGGTCTCCCGGTCCAGGCGGAGAAGCGCCTCTACATCGAGGGGAACGCATTGAACGCGCAGGCCAGTAAGGAAGACGTACTGCGTTACGAAGGCTTCTCGCCGGTGATCGTCGACTTGGAGGAATACCGCACTACGCAGGAGTGGCTGAGCGATGACTTCATTGAGGACGAATCGAAGTCGATCGGCTCGAATTCCACACGCCTGTTCACCCTGTCCTCTCTGGCACAGGCCTACAGCTACGCCTATATCAACAAGCCGAACGCTCTGAGGGACGTGGATGAAACCATGTTCGACATCGTGGCCAAACGGCAGGCTTTCGTCCACGCCTACTGGGATCGAATTAACGAACTCTTTGGCGGCGTTTGGATTCCGTACTCCGAGACACCAAGTGACCGGCTTAAGTATGTCCGTGAACAGCGTGGACGTCAGAATGTGCTGTTCCAGGCCATCTTCCTGATTGCGCTTGGGCGTCTCGGATACGCTCTGGGCACTCACGCGAACTGGGATCCTGCATCCCCTGTGCTGAAGAAGCTGACGGCGTTGGACCCTGAGGCAGT
Coding sequences within:
- a CDS encoding DNA sulfur modification protein DndB, which encodes MDVAVLVSKQAGKKVFTGTLTASLAVSELRKGTMAVNPEAQRSLAKGVGKDSTMELLVSDKVHNTPRMKSFVKFIDRVMDQNSNTEGFLGAVQVVVPEEFREATFEALEVDADERRKNATLSTFIKALDGSQAGTLTLRPRHGQAGLHIVDGQGRIFGLHSFERSVEVQLEKVRREVKKLQKAALTSNDPATAQRHLEEQQENERKLRERLERISEFLSETRVSFVCYVEDILEDGQVVGLPVQAEKRLYIEGNALNAQASKEDVLRYEGFSPVIVDLEEYRTTQEWLSDDFIEDESKSIGSNSTRLFTLSSLAQAYSYAYINKPNALRDVDETMFDIVAKRQAFVHAYWDRINELFGGVWIPYSETPSDRLKYVREQRGRQNVLFQAIFLIALGRLGYALGTHANWDPASPVLKKLTALDPEAVSYYAQNPMFKGGYDRTWTETMMKPSRNADTGKMDRFAFNNVNDTISNTYKLLASKVGIDPVDDDEDTQTAQPQNDPDGILAVVASD
- a CDS encoding Abi family protein; translated protein: MRPLKLRLAGLRVGYPDPPIPMTHTPAPKPVSTDLAAIVVLLSPARLSTYPGADDASRLVSYAKNAKLSEALFPVLQHLEICLRNRWEVVLASRFGADWYDNPSLNRLLNNYGQLELRKGKDKLTKLGRSFSSGAIIAEQTFGFWTSLFGTNYEKVLWVPHARDLLPHALPSERDIKAIRIELKMIRDLRNRLAHHEPILMRHSLWSDYEVALKWLNWIAPEVEAWLKSSSVDRFPEVYKANRL